The Drosophila biarmipes strain raj3 chromosome X, RU_DBia_V1.1, whole genome shotgun sequence genome includes the window CCCGGGGTGGCCGCATAGACCAGGAGCAGGCGACATTGGTAGCGAGTCCGCGGCTGCAGTGGCTCCACCACCATCCTCGTGTGGTTCCCAGCCACATTCCGACGCAATTGCTCGCCCGGCGAACGGCACTCGAGCTGCAGGGAACCCAATGGGTCCGGTGTTCCCGCCCAGCTGAGACTCAGGGAATAGGGTCCCAGCTCCAGGAGCTGCAGTTCCGGCAACTCCGCAAAGCTGCGCACATGCAGCCGCCCACTGCTGTTGCTcttggtgggcgtggcatgggCCAGAACCCAGAGCAGATAGCCTGATCCCGGCTTGATGCCGCTCAGCCGATGGCTGCCCGCCGCCTCCAGTCGCCGCTCCTGGGGCTTCCCCAGCCCACCATCCTGGCCAGCTTCACCATCTTCGCCATCCACCTCCTGTTGCCAGTGGAGCGTGTAGTAGACACTTTCACTTCTCAGCTGCTTCGGTGGCAGCCAACTGACCTCCAGCTCCCGCGGGCTCAGCACACGCACACTAAAGTTCCTGGGAGCCGAAGGCGTGGCCGAGGCCGTGAGGAGCTCCAGCGGGGGCAGGGCGAGTGGGGGTAGTCCCAACTTGGTTTGGTAATAGCTGGTCAGGATTCCCACCAAACGGTATCGGGTGAAGGGCAGGAGATCGGTGATGTTCAAGGATTCCCCAGCCCCCACCAGCCACTGGGCCAGGGGCTCATCCTcccgctgctcctgctgctcgtTCTGCTCCTCCTGGGAGCCCTGCTCCTTGGCCAATGTGAGATTAAGTTGGTATCTCACACCGGGAATGGGCTGTGTACAATCTTTGGAGGCTTTGATCAAGGGCAGATGGAGCTGACATCCCTGCTCCTCGCATTTGTCTGCCTCCAAAAAGGATCCTCCAACTGGAGGAAGTAGTAGGCAACTCCTGGGCGGATAGGCCTGATAGTTGTGCGCCTGGAGCAGACGCACTTCCTCCGGCTCCAGTTCCACCATGTACTCCAGCTGCTGGCGCCGGCGACCATAGGCCCGAATGCTCCAGTTCTTCAGGGCGTAGAGGTAACCCGAGTCCTGCGCCAGCTGTCCCATGGCAAGGGAGTCCTCGCCCAGCAAACTGAGCTGggcccgcagggcgctggccgTGCACAGCTGGCGGGCCACATCGTAGACGCACAGCTTGCCCTGGTGGTCCACCAAATTGAGGGTCTCCGAACCGGGCTCCAAGCTACCCGCATGCAGGTGGATCAGTGGCTGCAAGGTGGTCAGTTCCAGCTCAGAGCCGTCGGTGAGGTTCCTGCCCCTCAGGGAACCGTTCCTTGGCGATCCCTGCTCGTACTCCAACCAGAGCAAAGAGTGAGCCTGGGGCAGGGCCACCAGATCCTTGAGCAGACGACCACTGGCAGTGCTCCACACCCGGTCGCCCTGCAGGATCTTGCCCTCGAAGTTGCACAGATCCAGGCGATAGATCACCGCCGCCTGGCTGGCACTCGCATCCAGTTCCGCCCAGTATACGATGCGCTGCACCCAGTCCACGGTGAGGGCCAAGACCTCGGCCCGCATCCTGGCCAGCTTGGCCGGCGCGGCGCCTGGTACATGGGTCAGCAGCTCCACATGCTCGTTGACCCACAGCAATCGCTGCTCCCCCTCGATCACAGCCAGATGCTCCACCGGACTGGCGGTGTGCACCAGCCGGCGGCGATTCCTGGTGTCCAGATCCAGTTCGCCAATGAACTCCGCATTGGCGTAGAGTAGGCGTGGCACTGCCTGAACTTCAGGAGCCACATGGAGGGCATGGCTGGCTGCTCCGGCTGCGGCGCCCGTGGCCGCCACACGCGCCTCCACCTGGAAGTGGTAGGTCTGATCCGGCTGCAGGTGCTCCACGCGGGCCTCCAGGGCACTCTGGTTGAGGCGCAGCTCCTCGTGCAGCTCGGAGCCCAGCCAGCAGCTGATGTGGTATTCCAGCGCCTGCACCGGCGCCTCCTGACCCTGCTCCGGGGCATCCCAGCGGAGCAGCGCGCTCACATTGGCCTCCTGGAGGGCAGTGGCCATGCGCTCCACGAAGACCCGGAGGCGACGCGGTTGACTGGGTGCCGCCGGCGGCGTGGTGAGCTGCACCCGAGTGGTTTGCCCGCTGCGCCAGGCGGTCCGCGGCGTGATGCTGATCCTCAGCTGCAGCTGCGCCTGCGGCAGCTGGGTGAGTCGGGCAAAGGGAGTGGTCAGGTCCAGGGTCTGCAGTCTCTGGCCGAACTCGAGCAGCAGTCTATACGAGACGCTGTGGTTGCCACCGGACGTCGAGGGCTGCCAGCGCACGTGGAAGTCATCCCAGTGGCCATCATCCAGGCGCACGGTATCCGGAGCCACTGTCTGAGGAATAACCCCCTCATCCGGCGGAGGCAGAGGCTGCTGGTCCAGCAACTGCAGAGCGGAGGCGGGAGAAGCCGCATCCGGAGTTGGTACCTCCATCACATCCTCGGGAGCAGCCAAGCGCACCAATCGCGCCCTCCTGCCACTCTGCTCCAGCCAGAGAAGGGCACCCAGCGGTCGCAGGAGCTGCAAGCTCTGGGGAACAGCCTGGACGCCACCCTTCAGTTCGTGGACCAGATGCAGTGCCTCGCGGTCTGCGGCCAGGGGAGCACGATAGAGACGCAGTGTGCCAGCACGGCCCACCAGCCAGTAgagctgctcctgctgggTGTCCAGGACAAAGGAGGCGATGCTGCCCTCCAGCCCATTGACCTTGTAGTAGGACGCCGACTCCTCGGGCATGGATCCATGGCGCGAGAGCTGCGAGCTGGTGGCGTAGTAGAGGTGACCGTGCCGCGAGTCCAGGGCCAGGGAGCGGGCTTCGAAGATGGGCAGCAGCTCTCGACTGCCCGACCAGGGATCCATGCGCACCACACAATTCCTGGCCAGATCCGTCCAGTAGACTCTGCCGCCCCGCCAGTCGTAGGTCACCGAACCGACATGCTGCAATGGCTCCGCCATGGGGCATCCCCACTGGCTGTGCACCAGGTTGATGCAGTGCAGCAGCCCCTCGCCACTGACAAAGTAGCCCACGCTCTCGTTCACCATGGTCATGGGTCCGGGCAGGCGCTCCAAGTGTTCCCGCTGCACCTCCAGTCCCTCGCCCAGTTCGTCGGTCTGCAGCAGCTTTCCCTCCCGGCTGGACCACCTCAGTCGATGGGGACCCAGTGGCCAGGTGCGGGCAGCCAGTGGTTCCGTCCACTCCCCCGGCTCTCCATCCGCGCTCATGGCCCTCACCCGCAGCTGGTAGAGATTGTCGGGCTGCAGACGCTGCAGGCCAAAGAAGGGTCCTCGAATGTTCCGGATGCTGAAGGCACTCTGGCTGGCCACGTCGAGGACCTCCAGTTCGTAGCTCCAGTTGCGGGCGGCATCCGCGGATTGGTAGGGATTCCTCTCCGGCTCCTTCCACGAGATCTTGGCCGCCTGGGCGCCCAACAGAGCTTGCAGGCTGTGGGGTTTGCCACCGGCACTGGTCAAGGGTTGGCTATCCGCCACCAGGAGTATCACAGCCCAGCAGTCGGGCAAGTTCTTCAGTGGCCAGGAAGCGCTGACTCCCTGACCCCCAACCAGGTTGAGCTGACCCGCCTCGGGGAGGAGCAGGGAGCTGCCCAGCAGGGCAAAGGTGGCCCAGACGGAGGATGAACCACTTGGATGCtggggcagtggcagtggaTGCTTGAAGCCACCGTCGTAGCTCAGCTCCAGGAATTTCCCTTCCTGCGGCAGCATCAGACGGATGAGGAAGTGCTGAGGCTGGACAACGAACCGGCCAGGCTGCCTAATCCTCACCAGGCGATAGACCATTCGGCCATGCAGGTCCTGACGCCACAGGGCCTCCTCGTTGCGCCAGAAGATCCAGCCATTCAGAGCATCCACTTCCAGCTGCTCCACCGGCAGATCGAAGGATGCACCCGCTTCCTCAGCCGTTCCGCCCTCCAAGTCCGTGCTTATAATCTGGAACTTGGATTGGTTACGGTCCAGCGACTCCATGGCGAAGTACAGTCGGTGACGCAGCCAGTCGAAGGTCAGTCGACGGGGCATCAGTCGTCCACTGGCGGAGATGTTTCCCAAGTCCAACTTCAGCTTCTGGGCCGGACTCACCATCTGTCCCGAGTCAAATTTTAGGCTGGAAGATAAAGATTACTATTATAATAGCTACCGATTTATATCCCAAAGCCCCAGTTACCTGCGCAACTCGCCATGGACATTGAGGAGCCACAATTGTTGCTCCTGCTGGGACCAGGCCACATCGGCCAGTTCCTCCTGCGACTGGTAGATCATCGAGCTCTCCCCGGCCGGCTCCAGGGACTGCCACATCACAGCCCTTTGTCCGGCCAGCAGGACGCCTTCGGTTAAGTCCTTCACGGGCTTATCATGTCGGGGGGCGAGGGTTTCCACAAAGCCCTTGGCCACCGGACCCTCGCCCTGCTTATTGATCATCGTCAGCTCCAGGGTGTAGTTGGTTCCCGCCTGCAGCTGGGAGAAGATGAAGCTACCACGCCCCGCTGGAACCAGCTAAGTTTGGGAAATATCAGAATAAATTACTAATCAATGGAAGAGTTAAGTTCAGGAAATAGTCAACTTTTGAGAAGAAAAGTTCTTGAAATCGACAAAAATCTATTCTTGGCTTGGTTTTTTGAGATGAAACGCTCTTAAAATAGAGATGAAATTGGTCTTGATTTTGCTTTTCAAGACAAAAGTACTCTGGCAAGCCGACAACGTTCTTAATTTAAGATTATGCTTTTTCCCTTCTTAAAAATAACCGTTCTTGAAATCAGGAAGAAAATACTCTCGAATTTTGTTTGAGAACAAGCTATATTTTATTACGGATGATTTTAGTCTTAGTTTATCGAAAAAGAACTTTTACGAAACGATAATATGCTCAATTTAAGATTtagtttgctttttttttcaagaagaaatattcttgatttactcttattatttattcgatATTGAAAGAACGTTTTTAGGAAAGAGTTTTTTCcgagtataaatattttttaaattaaacatgaATGACTTACCTGCTCAGTTGTGTGGTTTCCCCCAGCGGAGCTCAAGCGCAGGCGGTACCCCTCGACGGGACCATTGGTGAAGCGACCCGGATGCCAGTGAACCGCCAGGTGGCTGTCGTCCAGACCCAGCAGGTGCTCGATGACCGGAGCCGAGATGGGGGCGCCCTCCGGAGGCGTTTGATAGGCGGGCGTGGCCGGGGAGTAGAGCACCTCATCCATGTTTTCGCCGAAGGGCAACTCGAAGCGGAACtgcataatatatatacattaaatCCTATTACCAAGGACACCTCGTAAAACTTACCCTGTACTGGGTGTAGGGAATGAGGGCCTCCAGAATCTCGCAGACGAAGTACTCATCGCAGTCGTAGTCAGCCAGATTGAACCAGGCGCTGGAGCCCCCCTCGCCGGACTCCTGATCCTCCAGCCCGaggtcctgctcctgctccaggcCATGGTGATCCACATACTGGTACTGGATGTTGAAGGGCCGGCTGGTCAGGTAGTGCTCCGGGAAGTGCATCGCCCAGCGGATGGTGAGCGGCGTGGCCTGTCCATCGGGCCGCGGAGCCCGCTCCAGCTGGGGCTGCGTGCGCTCCACCAGGTGGCTGATGGCCAGGCGCTGGAGGTGCCAGTAGTCCCGCTGGGCCATCTCGCAGGCACCGATGCAGGGCATGTCGTACGGGTTGAACTGCAACGACATCTGCGGGCGGGCCAAAAGGGGAAACAACGATCGGGGTCAGACTGGAGCTGGACGAGGGTGTGGGTGCGGGTGCGGGTGGGGGTGGGGTAAGGGGACTTGCGTTCTGGAAGGGATTAGTGGATGATGGGCTGCCACTTACGCAGGCGTCCTGGCAGGATTCCAGGTCCTTGAGGGCGCGATACCACTGGGCGCAGCCCTTGGTGCACTgaggaaaaagaaagaaagaaatggaatggaatggataaatacttttattgattgattaattgatattaattgataaataTCTTCCCAATctaatttgaattaaatattaatatggTTTACAATATAAACTTTCTGTCAAGTTAAGCTTAATCGTACACTAGAATCTTTTTTCCCTGAGGAATGCTTCTGAAGACATTCTCTTAAGAACCGGTTCCTAAATGACAAGAGATAGAACACATTCAGAACCTGTTTTTTGCTACTGACTTTGTTTTATATGCcaaaaatttttctttaacaATATTAAATCTATACAAAATTTCGATTGTTGACCACTTTATAGCCACGCAAAGAGCTCCTAAAATTGATCGTAGAGTGCCAAATTACCCCTAATGGATAATCCCACGCTGAAGATAGTGCCCACGAGGAATCCGCGGAAAGGGGGAGTGCGAAAGGAGCCCAGGATGATCATGAAGATCCTGTTCGATGGCTTCCTCAGCTGCTTGGAGAAGGAGCACGACTGGCAGCGGATAATGCACTTTGAGTTCGTGTCCAATTGATCCCGAATTGGGTTCCCCAAAACCCAAGTGGTTAACCCTTGACGCCGAAAGAGATATCGGGTTACCCGAGGGCCCGCCTCATCGCTATCCCATTTCATTTGTGGCTCCCCGGAGTCTCTGACTTACTCGTGTTTTGTAGCACTTCTCGCCGTTGTCCGCCTTCTCGCATTGTATGCCAAACTCGTCCAGAAACAGATCCTCCTGGAAAGTGAAAAagaattgtttaaaatgtgaaaGCAATTAGTGTACCTCTCTTTTTTTCGACCCTTGGGAACGGAAATTGTGGTAAGTTTGTGTGGGAAAAAGCCAGATGACCACATATCTGAAACAATTGCGAATTCCGTGCCAATGCCAATGGCTCAATTATTTCGATCAATTATCATTGGGGAGCGGGGAAAGACAAATCGAGCTTCGCACATAACATAAACGGATATATACTCTCGATTAAATGGGCTTTGTTTACATATTCATGTGTATATCTCTTCTTTTCGCATTGAAATTAGATTTCCGAGAACCGCTGGCATTGCATAAATTTCAGAGAAACAAGTTTTCCACGTGAGCCCTGAAGATGTCGCGGGCCAAAAATGGAATTTGCATACCCTCAAAACGGGGTCAACCATGCAAAACTCGCAGATGATCGAATTATACATTTAAACCTATTCACTGGGCACTAAAAAACATTTCTAAAGAGGCCCAACAAGCcgataaaaaagaaataaaagtaggcaaacaaatttgataaaaggtaaaacaacatttttagtataaataaaaaaatgccaAGTAATGTTTAGCTAACAAAATATGAACTTAGAGTAAATacgaacattttaatttatagggccaatttaattttatgaagaaaccttaaaacatttcatttagtacacaaattaaatttctttaaaattctaaacgtatctaataaatttatttggccTAATGTTTTATTGCTTGAAACATACTCGTATCTTAACTGTCTTAAGCTTgttcttaattttttctacgtcaagtaaataagtttttctttaattttttgaatatatgttaaaataaattaattttttaatttagaaatGCTGCCCTACAACCAAATGGCCTcgaatattatattaaatgcatgcatatacttttttaattgttctttattacatatttaaacatttttcttgtgAGGAAAACTAATCTCTACTGAGGTTTTTTTCGGGGTgaagtaaacatttttttcttttccttaatttttttgaaaaatatgttaaaataaatgtatttgttttcAAATAGAAATGCCATCCTGCAATCCAATGCTCTCGAATATTCTTTAATGGTTCTTAGCTAcatttttacacatttttctTCTAAGAAAACTAATCTCTTCTAAGGTTTCTTACGAGGAATTGCACAATCCTTTGAATTGCTTtccaaaaaaagcaaaagcaagtacttaaaacACAATTTAGCGCATTTGGAACTGCCCCTGCCGCAATTACGAACTCCTTAAAATGGCCAACTTTGTTAATTGTGTTGCCTTTTACCAGCTAAATGGACTAGTAATTACCAGGGGATTTCCCCTCACGCACACAGATTTGGACTTGGCTTTGGTTTTGGATTTTCCCCAttcagccacacacacacagagtaTTTTTCCGGTGTTTGTACTTTCCTTTTTTCGCACACGCGtcaatttaatttagaattctacgtaatattttattaatttagcttGATTGGCTTTTTCACAAACAGAAATAGCTCTTCAGAGTGAGAGCTCTTTCCGCTTTCCCTCACACCCCCcacccccccaaaaaaaaagagggaaaaacGAGAGGCGAAATAAAGACGAAAGCCTGGGCCTGGGGCTCGAGACTAATTGGCATTGGGGGTTTTCATGTCGTCATTGCTCATCTTTTGTTGTACAATTTCTATTACATTAACTCGGAAACCgacccactcacacacactggTACACACACCCAGGGGGGCGGGGCGGTGGAAGGCCGCCAGACTGGGTTGGTGTGTTATTGACACCATTACTgagccattgttgttgctgccgtcaGGCTCTGGAAAAGCGAGCCGAAGAAAATTCACTTGTGAGCTGATGGGCAGGCGGGCTCGCACAGCAGCGCATCAAATCGTAGTAGTTCTAAATCGtacaaaaatatgattttatatCCCCTAAGTATATTAACTATATGGATTATCCAACCGAACCAAAAAACTCTTACTTAACTCTAAAGATATCTTTCGAGTTGTTGgttaaaaatcttttactaTCTTTTTACCTCTCAATTTAACAATATATATAGCTTTTGATAAGTAAGGTTGCTAAAAAGATCTACATTTTATAAGACtggaatatataatttttatagattACCCCACCTAATCATACCTCTTTCCTAGTTAAATCAATAAGAATCAAAATTGTTGTGGAAAagaaaatgatttataaaaagtacaacacataaaataataataaaaaataatttcttcaaaatgtatttactttacaaattttaaaaatatttgcttttaagATCTTTTAGTACAACatgtaaatttttattaagctTTTAAGATCGCTCGAATATTTAATTACCCAACTGaaccaaaatttaataagaaagttcttaaataaaaaaaagcaacTGTCTTGTGTTTctgtaaaatgtatttaataacatatatggcacttaatatttaaaatttaaaaatatattattttaaatgtatttaaaatacaatttttatagaTTTCCTAACCAGAAATAAAGTTAAGAAAAAGCactctttaaaaaatgaaatttttgtttttttttaatgcatttcaTTTAGGTAAAACCACTGCTTTTTAGTTTAAAGCGTTCATCTTTTAGTTTAAAGCGTTCAtcttaaaatctaaaaaatatatgacaaATATAGTTTGCCCAAACTATTTCCAAAATcactaaaataaattgatttccaATCAAACCACAAACTACAACCATATGACTTTAAAATGCCCATTTTTCAGCCATCACTCCTATCAATTGGGCGCCAGTTGTGGGGCCACCTACAAATACCCGCACACACAAATTGACTAAACATTTTGCTCACTCTCGATTCCAACAAGGCAAAACATCCtaataaaatttcttttgtTCGCATCGCCTTTCTGGGCTACGTGAAATCCAGTTAATGGTTGCACATGGGGGATTGCTCTAGTTTGTGCCAGGGATAAGTGACCGGCTTTAACGATTTGCCGGAGTCATAATGGCAACTCGAATGCGAATTAAGGGGCAATTAAAAATCTGGAATTGCCACAATTAAAAGATAGTTGAGCTTGGCACACATTCTGGACTCTAAACGATTTAATTGTGGGAAGTTGaacgaattcgagaaaatcgctgagcaataaaaactttaaataccTATAACCAATatgattttttctattttattttaataaaacatcaGAACTTTTGGCAGAGAAGTTCCTGAGATGGAAATACAGATGATGATGTTAATCAAAAAATAGAACGTGGTGCATCATAATAATAGcgttttttctattttattttaataaaacatcaGAGCTTTTGGGATACAAGTTCTTGAGCTAGAAATACTGATGATGCCGTACACTTCTATAGGATGGTCATTAAGTTCCATCCCATTCCCCCACATTTTCCCAATCCCAGATGTGGTCGCTCGgttatcattaattttaattggcgGTGGCTGGTGTTGCTGGAGTGTCGAATTGCGGATTACTGAAATGGCGCTCTCCTAATGAATGAAGTGCAAGTCGAGTCACAGATTAACACGCAGCTCCTATTACACACTTGCCAATAGTAATATAGTAATTACAGTCCGCACATTTACACAGCACAATAAATGGCTGCCAAAATGCCGATTCACTTCTCTGCACAAATGAAATGCTTTTTCTGCCCAAATACTCAGCAACTTGAAGTGATTACGAAACAAAGACTCATCTATTTTATATGTGCTGTATTCCTGAGCATTTTAATCAGGTGAAggtaagaaataaataaattttaaaaattgtacacaatttgaattcaaatttgaattgaattttagtGATGTACCTATACcttacttatatattattataccaaggtttaagaataaaaaagaccataaataataacaaatttaaaaacattttaaagctatttagGTGGTGTATCCACATAcacatttaaacaattttaagctTAAATCAGAACAAATGTTTGAGTTTTAGTGTATTAGATTTAGTGGTTCATTTAGGTAAAACAATCCCCAATGTTAATATACTATTACCCTTTGAAAGCTGTTTTAGTGGCATTTATTGCCCACACCCCATAAGTGTCCCCCATATTTCCATCAGTCTCAAACAACTTCAAGCTTAAATGGCAGCAAATATATTTGGAGGACAAAGCTCAAACAATTAGAGGGattttttcaaacaaaaagCAGCTCGAATTACACACATCAACCTCTGCACTCTGCCggttgcaattaaaacatgaataAAATGTACAGAACAAGCGAAAAGTCCAAGTCTGGCGGTTGCataattaaaagcatttttaattaagctgCAGGCGTGCATTAATGGCAAATAATGTAGTATACTGGCAAAAAGACAAATACAGAATTGGAACAAAACTAAATATTGGGTGGGCAGCCAGATGGTGCGAGCAGGCGACATCGCACGGATGCCAGATACAACACACCCACTCAGTATGCAAATTGCAATAAAGCCGGACAGTCCGAGTAATGAGAGAGATTCTAATCCCGATCTGGCAAGCCAGCAAGCCAGCAGGCCGGCAAACCAGCAATTCAGCCATCCAGCATGCCAGCCAGCTATCAATTCAGCCATTCAGCAAATGTTTTTCACCTATCCAGCAATTCAGCCATCCAGCAGGCCAGCCATCCATCAATTCAGCCATTCAGCAATTCAACCATCCAGCAATTCAGCCATTCAGCAGGCCAGCCAGCTAGCAATTAAGCCATCCAGCAATTCAAGCATCCAGCAATTCAACCATCCAGCAATTCAGCCATTCAGCAAGCCGGCAAATTGGAGTGACAACTCTGGCCAGGCAATCGCCGCCTTGACGATCTTCAATTATACATATCATTTAATTAGCGCTGCAAGTGCGCG containing:
- the LOC108025813 gene encoding protein sevenless: MTMFWHQNEDHQPDEESKQAKNSAPARRLNISFNVKIAVNVNTKMSTTHINQPAPSSPARRAGSPSQPGKIVVHQQSSSFDLRQQLARLGRQLASGQDGHGGISTVLIVNLLLLILLSICCDVCRSHNFTLHQSPEPVPKDQMGLLRPKLDSDVVEKVAIWHKHAAAAPPSIVEGIAISSRSRAPDPAVLPPADQHPGPHPHPYPPEEQHGVDERMVLERVTRDCVQRCIVEEDLFLDEFGIQCEKADNGEKCYKTRCTKGCAQWYRALKDLESCQDACMSLQFNPYDMPCIGACEMAQRDYWHLQRLAISHLVERTQPQLERAPRPDGQATPLTIRWAMHFPEHYLTSRPFNIQYQYVDHHGLEQEQDLGLEDQESGEGGSSAWFNLADYDCDEYFVCEILEALIPYTQYRFRFELPFGENMDEVLYSPATPAYQTPPEGAPISAPVIEHLLGLDDSHLAVHWHPGRFTNGPVEGYRLRLSSAGGNHTTEQLVPAGRGSFIFSQLQAGTNYTLELTMINKQGEGPVAKGFVETLAPRHDKPVKDLTEGVLLAGQRAVMWQSLEPAGESSMIYQSQEELADVAWSQQEQQLWLLNVHGELRSLKFDSGQMVSPAQKLKLDLGNISASGRLMPRRLTFDWLRHRLYFAMESLDRNQSKFQIISTDLEGGTAEEAGASFDLPVEQLEVDALNGWIFWRNEEALWRQDLHGRMVYRLVRIRQPGRFVVQPQHFLIRLMLPQEGKFLELSYDGGFKHPLPLPQHPSGSSSVWATFALLGSSLLLPEAGQLNLVGGQGVSASWPLKNLPDCWAVILLVADSQPLTSAGGKPHSLQALLGAQAAKISWKEPERNPYQSADAARNWSYELEVLDVASQSAFSIRNIRGPFFGLQRLQPDNLYQLRVRAMSADGEPGEWTEPLAARTWPLGPHRLRWSSREGKLLQTDELGEGLEVQREHLERLPGPMTMVNESVGYFVSGEGLLHCINLVHSQWGCPMAEPLQHVGSVTYDWRGGRVYWTDLARNCVVRMDPWSGSRELLPIFEARSLALDSRHGHLYYATSSQLSRHGSMPEESASYYKVNGLEGSIASFVLDTQQEQLYWLVGRAGTLRLYRAPLAADREALHLVHELKGGVQAVPQSLQLLRPLGALLWLEQSGRRARLVRLAAPEDVMEVPTPDAASPASALQLLDQQPLPPPDEGVIPQTVAPDTVRLDDGHWDDFHVRWQPSTSGGNHSVSYRLLLEFGQRLQTLDLTTPFARLTQLPQAQLQLRISITPRTAWRSGQTTRVQLTTPPAAPSQPRRLRVFVERMATALQEANVSALLRWDAPEQGQEAPVQALEYHISCWLGSELHEELRLNQSALEARVEHLQPDQTYHFQVEARVAATGAAAGAASHALHVAPEVQAVPRLLYANAEFIGELDLDTRNRRRLVHTASPVEHLAVIEGEQRLLWVNEHVELLTHVPGAAPAKLARMRAEVLALTVDWVQRIVYWAELDASASQAAVIYRLDLCNFEGKILQGDRVWSTASGRLLKDLVALPQAHSLLWLEYEQGSPRNGSLRGRNLTDGSELELTTLQPLIHLHAGSLEPGSETLNLVDHQGKLCVYDVARQLCTASALRAQLSLLGEDSLAMGQLAQDSGYLYALKNWSIRAYGRRRQQLEYMVELEPEEVRLLQAHNYQAYPPRSCLLLPPVGGSFLEADKCEEQGCQLHLPLIKASKDCTQPIPGVRYQLNLTLAKEQGSQEEQNEQQEQREDEPLAQWLVGAGESLNITDLLPFTRYRLVGILTSYYQTKLGLPPLALPPLELLTASATPSAPRNFSVRVLSPRELEVSWLPPKQLRSESVYYTLHWQQEVDGEDGEAGQDGGLGKPQERRLEAAGSHRLSGIKPGSGYLLWVLAHATPTKSNSSGRLHVRSFAELPELQLLELGPYSLSLSWAGTPDPLGSLQLECRSPGEQLRRNVAGNHTRMVVEPLQPRTRYQCRLLLVYAATPGAPLYHGKVEVYETLGDAPSQPGKPQLEHIAEEVFRVTWTPARGNGAPIALYNLEALQARRTDIRRRRRRRRRDSGGSLEQLPWAEEPVVVEDQWLDFCNTTELSCIVKSLHSSRLLLFRVRARSLEHGWGPYSEESERVAEPFVSPEKRGSLVLAIIAPAAIVSSCVLALVLVRKVQKRRLRAKKLLQQSRPSIWSNLSTLQTQQQLLAARNRAFSTTLSDADIALLPQINWSQLKLLRFLGSGAFGEVYEGQLQTEDSEEPQRVAIKSLRKGASEFAELLQEAQLMSNFKHENIVCLVGICFDTESISLIMEHMEAGDLLSYLRAARTTSMQDAQPLAGLSLSELLAMCIDVANGCSYLEDMHFVHRDLACRNCLVTEAAGGPTDRRRTVKIGDFGLARDIYKSDYYRKEGEGLLPVRWMSPESLVDGLFTTQSDVWAFGVLCWEILTLGQQPYAARNNFEVLAHVKEGGRLQQPPMCPEKLYALLLHCWRTDPWERPSFRRCYNSLHAISTDLRRSQMASSAAECKPEAKVRFDGESQEPRAPENLSLREVPLKDKQLYANEGVSRL